From a region of the Haematobia irritans isolate KBUSLIRL chromosome 4, ASM5000362v1, whole genome shotgun sequence genome:
- the LOC142234009 gene encoding salivary endonuclease-like — protein MKIGASLLLLIAGVCCLSQVSLAGVVGVPSELLENLKISDDLPEVPPMVEDEIFERNVYVDVLPEGRANECSITIRGGLSEPQPVFLKTDAAEFYPYSNTGVMQVDAGKTMQMFCPGEFKVKATKLITATCVSGTTFKIDGTNYAFSELVCKSWPSFVAKKKGTTCNGGILIGVGFEVSSSRFVEQMEICFNEQEEVTRYVRHTMGPANNYYQTGVDRITFQTGGFFNGKNVDKLYTQVTQLETINSELGGDADKYFDTNKNIYLARGHMGAKADFVYGTQQRATFLFINAAPQWQVFNAGNWARVEDGVRDWVSKNSKNVNCYTGVWGVTTLPNKSGVQTPLYLAHDSNNNGLIPVPKIYFRVVIEPSTHKGIVFIGVNNPHLTLDQIKKDYIICTDVSDKVTYINWKKTDITAGYSYACEVADFLKTVKHLPALTASGGLLI, from the exons ATGAAGATCGGTGCAAGTTTATTACTTTTGATAGCAGGAGTCTGCTGTCTGTCCCAGGTCAGTTTGGCCGGAGTGGTTGGTGTTCCTAGCGAACTTTTGGAAAACCTCAAGATTTCCGATGATTTGCCTGAGGTACCACCCATGGTCgaagatgaaattttcgaaCGTAACGTCTATGTCGATGTTCTGCCTGAAGGTCGTGCCAATG AATGTAGCATCACCATTCGTGGAGGTTTGAGTGAACCACAACCTGTTTTCTTGAAGACCGATGCTGCTGAATTCTATCCTTACTCCAATACCGGTGTGATGCAAGTTGATGCTGGCAAGACCATGCAAATGTTCTGCCCCGGAGAATTCAAGGTTAAGGCCACAAAACTCATCACTGCCACCTGTGTCAGTGGAACCACCTTTAAGATTGATGGCACTAACTATGCCTTCTCCGAGTTGGTTTGCAAGTCTTGGCCCAGCTTTGTTGCCAAAAAGAAGGGAACTACCTGCAATGGAGGCATCTTGATCGGTGTTGGCTTCGAAGTATCCTCCAGCCGTTTTGTTGAGCAAATGGAAATCTGCTTCAATGAACAAGAAGAAGTGACTCGTTATGTTCGTCATACCATGGGCCCAGCCAACAATTACTACCAGACTGGTGTCGATCGTATTACCTTCCAAACTGGTGGATTCTTCAATGGCAAAAATGTCGACAAGCTCTACACCCAAGTTACCCAATTGGAAACTATCAACTCCGAGTTGGGTGGTGATGCCGATAAGTATTTCGATACCAACAAGAATATCTACTTGGCCCGTGGTCACATGGGAGCCAAGGCCGATTTCGTCTATGGTACTCAACAACGTGCCACCTTCTTGTTCATCAATGCCGCTCCCCAATGGCAAGTTTTCAATGCCGGCAATTGGGCTCGCGTTGAGGATGGTGTTCGTGATTgg GTTTCCAAAAACTCCAAGAATGTCAACTGCTACACTGGTGTATGGGGTGTAACCACGTTGCCCAACAAGAGCGGTGTTCAAACTCCCCTCTACTTGGCTCATGACTCCAACAACAATGGTCTCATCCCAGTCCCCAAGATCTACTTCCGCGTTGTCATCGAACCCTCCACCCACAAGGGTATTGTCTTCATCGGTGTTAACAATCCCCATTTGACTTTGGATCAAATCAAGAAGGACTACATCATATGTACCGATGTCAGCGACAAGGTTACCTATATCAACTGGAAAAAGACCGACATTACTGCTGGTTACTCTTACGCCTGCGAAGTTGCCGATTTCTTGAAGACTGTCAAGCATTTGCCAGCTCTTACCGCCAGTGGTggtcttttaatttaa